A genomic stretch from Saccharomyces paradoxus chromosome XVI, complete sequence includes:
- a CDS encoding uncharacterized protein (similar to YPL264C) — MTLQRISKDYLKPNYGLILLIVSYFFNSSMVVSTKVLENDPLETSQSRINPLQILLVRMSITYCCTLVYMHWNKQSVPDIPWGPASCRKWLILRGIMGFFGVFGMYFSLMYLSISDAVLITFMSPTLTIFLSFLLLGEPFSKLEALGSLISFSGVVLIIRPTFLFGEQTQGQEASQDDIVETQNPKLRLIAIGVSLLGVCGLSSVYIIIRYIGNKAHAIMSVSYFSLVTTVVAALGVFLIPSMTLQLPHSWKQWGLFLNLGVSGFIHQILLTMGIQRERAGRGSLMTYTQVIYAVFWDVVLFHHWPNIWTWCGMAVIVSSTIWVINMRASKQNVVATAELLSTSDFELDELEN; from the coding sequence ATGACGCTGCAAAGAATTAGTAAAGATTACCTAAAGCCCAATTATGGGCTTATCTTACTTATAGtgtcttattttttcaactcttCTATGGTAGTTTCTACCAAAGTCCTAGAAAATGACCCACTAGAAACTTCGCAATCAAGAATTAATCCTCTACAAATTCTGCTAGTAAGAATGTCCATTACGTACTGTTGCACGCTCGTATACATGCATTGGAATAAACAAAGTGTTCCAGACATTCCATGGGGTCCGGCATCATGTAGGAAATGGTTGATACTTCGAGGTATAATGGGGTTTTTTGGTGTTTTTGGAATgtacttttctttaatgTATTTAAGTATTAGTGACGCTGTCTTAATCACCTTCATGTCGCCAACCCTAAccattttcctttcatttttattgttggGTGAGCCATTCAGTAAGCTTGAAGCCTTGGGGTCCctaatttcattttctggaGTCGTGTTAATCATTCGACCTACATTTCTGTTTGGCGAGCAAACCCAGGGGCAGGAAGCTTCACAGGACGATATTGTCGAAACTCAAAATCCTAAATTAAGACTCATTGCTATCGGAGTGAGTTTATTGGGGGTTTGCGGATTGAGTAGTGTTTACATTATTATAAGGTATATCGGTAACAAGGCACATGCCATCATGAGTGTTAGCTATTTCTCGTTGGTCACTACTGTTGTGGCGGCACTTGGTGTGTTTCTTATTCCCTCGATGACTTTACAGCTGCCTCATTCGTGGAAACAGTGGGGATTGTTCCTGAACTTGGGTGTTTCTGGTTTCATCCACCAAATCCTATTAACGATGGGAATTCAAAGGGAGCGTGCAGGCAGGGGTTCATTAATGACTTATACTCAAGTTATATATGCTGTTTTCTGGGATGTTGTGCTATTTCACCACTGGCCAAACATATGGACGTGGTGTGGTATGGCGGTCATCGTTAGTTCTACTATATGGGTCATCAACATGAGGGCCTCCAAACAAAACGTTGTAGCTACTGCCGAGTTACTTTCTACATCGGACTTTGAGTTAGATGAGTTGGAAAACTGA